The following is a genomic window from Cinclus cinclus chromosome 7, bCinCin1.1, whole genome shotgun sequence.
CCACGGTGAGCATGGTGACCCCATCTGCACCACCAGTGAACTCCTGTAAGTCTGATAGGGCTGGGGGACGACAACCAGAAGACGGCCCCTTGTCCCCTGGTCCGTTTGATCCCAAAGGGGACCCTGTATCCCAAAAGAGCTCTGCAGCCATCGTGAGCTGAAACTGTGCTAGAAAAGAACCCTAACTAACAGGTAATCCCTTCCTCAGGGCCACTATAGCATTTGCACCTCCTTGTGAGGGAACACCTGCAGGCTAAATGGGTCGTTTCTGCATCTAGTCCATGCACGATTTAAGGAGTCATTAGcgtcaggaaaattaatccacaaacaccagagctTTATGTCccaaaaggagacagaggagtccttttactttattggaataaagggagaggccaggggCATTTGCCTGGGAGGATGTCTCAGTTTTTTGGAGGACTCAGCCTCCCTTTTTATCCTATTTTCCCGgccacatttccctctctctttccccctggGCTGCAGTACTTCAGAGGCACAGACTTCCCAGGACACCTGATACCTGAGATTCCCCTCTGATGTATAACCCTCCCTTGTAGTTTTTAATTCTTATGGAATTCACGGTTTTTCCCCAattgcttctttcatctttcaattTTTATCAGCAAACTgtacagtttgtttgtaaaggcaaatatctttCTTTGACATTCATCAATCACTGGACTCcatcccattgtttcttttatctctcagtgctaGTCTTATCTACCAGCAGACCCACAACtcgtttgtaaagacaaatccaTCATTCCTCATTAGTGTTGTTATGCCTGTGTTACCACTACCCCAAACCCTTTCACCATCCCACCTTGTGACACCTTGCATTGCtttgattacttttttttttgtgattagATGCTCCTGTAATATTTTTGAATTGTAAGCTATCCTTTCAAGTGGGAACAGATATGTTTTTTCAAGGTACCCTTTTCTGGAAGAACAGCTCCCACTTTGCTGCTTCTCTGATGTGGAAAAGGCTACCGCTGGCATAAAAGACCTAATCCTTGCATCCTAaagcaaaatactgaaaatgtatGAACTCTTCTGCTAAACATGCTGTCCTTAAAATATGTACTACATTTAATAGCCTAAAAGATTCCATGAACTCCATAGTGTGAAAAATGAAGTTTATTATTTGGAATTTTAGAATATAGAATAGAAGGGATAAAAGCAGGGACAAACATACCCAGTGCTGGGGTGCTTTTGGTGATTAACCAAAGAACACAGTGTCAATGTAAAACATCATTCTCTATACACTCTGTATGTTCCATTGCTGGGGGCACATGCATATTCATGAGTTTATTCAAACATTCCTTTGAGTTTTTGATGTTCCAAGAACTCTCTTGTCTGACTTGTCTGCAGGACATCCTGTAGACTAGgtcaatatattttatttcttcctgggTTCCCATTCTGTTGTTTCTTACTCCTTGACAGTGAGAGGAGTCAATAAATCCTTCCCAAATGCTTATGCTCTGGTTTCTGTCACTATTATCATTTGGAGAGGCCAGTCTGCAgatgtaagaaaaataataattgccTTACACCATTCTCTAAGTTGGTTACATAGAGGTATTCTAGTCTCTATTTTAACATTTTGCTGAAACCTATGATATAATATATTTAGGACACTACGATTCATATAAACTATACAGAATATACATAAACTGACAGATTATAATATACAAAAGCAGTTAAAAGTAAGTATAAATTGTACCATATCAAAATACTTGTGTTGCAAAAAGCTAATCTATGAATGTGAAAGCCAATATTATATTGTCATCTATAACAATAGATATTAAAGAGGTGCCTTTAGGCCAAGAACAGTTTCATTAGAAAATTTCAGATGCAAAGCTCTCTAGCTAGGTATTTTCCACCTGTCACTTCTGTTTACAATGCCCACAAAATCATTTTCATGCTGAAAATCACTTAACAGCTACCTTTCATATTTATTCATGGCTAAACACTCATGCCAACTCCTGTTGAAGTCAACAGGAAGTTTCTAGATGTAACAGGTCTGTCACTGCTATCACTAAGATACTAATTTgtatgttttcttatttttgaacCAAAATATGAGTGTGTCATTTAGTGTTAGGTTTTCACAGCTAAGCATGCAGATGCAATAATGACAAGACTGAAATAATTTGAGATTACAGAGATCAAAAACTATACATGAGAAGGTATTAACAGGTATTAACAAAATAGTATTAACAGGCAATGGTATTAAAGGTATTAACAAAAATGGTTTGCCCTACAAGCTTCAAGGTTATACCCTTACACCtttcctgaagaaaacagaTTAATTGAAGATGCATGATCATCCCAAAAAACATGTTTAAACTGATTAGAATTGTTGATTAGCACATGTATACggtgaaatttctttttttattttcaccaaCTAACGCTGGCTCAATTTCAAAACTCTTAACAAAAGGCTTTATTGTTTGCACTGCTGCCATTAAGCCATGATGTTAAGTATACTGACAATGCATTTGCAAAGTTTTAATACAACTGACAAAATTGTAATGCCTGACACACACAGGCATGCAGCCATAAGATATTATTTGATGATTACTTATGTATATTTCTTTGATTATTTGTAAGTTGTTTATATTGGATAACTTTTTCAGTGAATATTAATgaaggtttgtttttaaaatatgttaaggCAAACCTTCCCAGCCAAGTTCCTGTCTCTGATCAAGCCCTGAACCTGGCTGGTAAGGGACGTATGCTGTAAATCCCAGGTGTTTCTagcctaaaaaaaaataaatcaagtcACTTTCACTTGTAAATTTGTCCTTATAAAAATAGAACCCTCTTTTTGCGGTAAACTTGGAAGCCTTATTCCAGAAAAGGCTATCCAAGTCCAGCTATGACAGACTGTGTGTGAAGGTAAAGCATTTAAGCAGttgcaattaattttgtttcataatGCTTATTGTTTTATTAGATGTGTTGTCTTACTGTTCATAATAAGATATGTGCATCTTATCTGAATTTAATAGGTTAAACTATGTTCATGTTTATAGTTCTTAAGGCTAAAAACAGAGGTGGGTTCTCGTAGCCTGTTCAGCTACCACAACAAACAGAATTTATTTACCTTGATATAAACACATCCAAATGGGAGAATACAGTGCATTCAGAATCAAAGACAGATGAAGTTATCAGCCTGGTtgctcagtgctgtgctctttctgcattttctgtttcagcattGAAAAGCAAAGATGCAAAtgtaaaaaatcaaattcaaaaCGCCTAGAGATACGCATTTTTGATTGACTAATGCTTGCCAGGTCAAGGCCTGCATGAACAGTGAAACCCACTAAAGAACTCTCTCTGACCCATCATTCATgatatttataataatttgctCATATTCACAgtaatccttttaaaaattattattacacACAGGAGAAAGGACTCGGGTTACCACTGCACACTGGTGTTCAGCCTTTGCTGCTCAGGGTATCCCCTGTATCATCAAAACAGACAATGGCCCTGCATacatttcacagaaaacaagacatttcccacagctCTTGGGGTGGGGTGTTACACCACACTGGTATTCCTCACTCAGCAACAGGACAAGCCATCACGGAAAGTGTACATGGcactttaaaatttattcttaaCAGAGAGGGGGAATGTGTGGTGAGACtccacagagcagaggggatAAAGCTACCTACACTCTAAACCATTAGAGATTCTGAGAGTTGGAAAACTCCCAGAATCCAGTAAATTTAAATCACTTTTGATCACTGCAATCATCCAGTGATGCCCAGTCACCCAAACCCAAGGTAATGGTGTGAAACCTTATCACTAATAGATGGGAAGGTGGAATACATGGAATAGATGGGAAGTGATCTCACTGCCTGGGGATAAGGATATGCTTCTGTTTCCAGGGTCTCCTGGGTACTGCAGCCATACATTGCTGGCTGGGTGGAGCTAGGTTTGTCCAGTTGGGTGGAAAGCCTTATTTTGAGCTAGGCTCATCCTGTCTTTGTCATCCTGTCTGCGAAAGGGCCCTTGCAGGAGGATACAAAAAGAACAGAGTGCATTTCTTAAAAAGGGGGGAattgtcacagcacagctggtcTGTAGCTGCACAGATAAATGTGGCCATAACAAAAAATCCAATTCAGCTAGCCTAGCTCattacagaaataaacaaaTCCCCAGGTAAAGCAATGATAGGTTGGATTCAAACCCAAACAGGAGCCCCCTGCTTCCTAATCCCATTCAGCCCTGAATGTAGACATTGCAGGCTGGGGAGCTGTGTGGTGTGGAGACCCTGACAAACCAGATGTGTAAGCAGGGGAGTTTTGAACCCTTCTAAAATGGGGCACTGAACAATAAACCGGGCTGTTTGTGGCATGATCCTTTGATGTGGCATGTCATGTGTCTGTCTCCAACCTATGACCTTCATGTCATAGACCATGAGTGGCCATAAAACCCTTTCTGATGTCCTGTCCCCAAAAGGAAGGCAAATTCTTCGTGGGGGCTGGGAGGAAGAGGGAGTGCTTTTTTTCTCGTCTGTGCATGCTTGATCCTATTTTTCCacctttcctcctctccctgaaGGGGAAAAATCAGATTCTTCTCTAAGCCACTGTTCATTTGAGGGTGAGCAAGCTGGGAGGGCTTCTGGCACTACCTCCAGCTAGTCCTTGGTAAAGACCAGTCATTACTGTTCCAGATAGAGGTGGAGCTATTCAGGCTTTCCAAAGCCTGTCTGCATTTGAGCAAGTGTGGCTGGACCACACCTGGCAGGTTTTGACTGCAGGAGGGATGCAGGATCCCACGGGGTGCACTGTCACCACCAGGGCCCTGCATCGTGGGCAAGGAGTGGAGAGGTGGTCACAAAGGCAGAGATGCCTAAAATGACACCCACAGTTCATGTGAGCCatcaccatccctgcagggacctCTTCAGGcaccaggcagctcctggccaaAGGCATCATCAGATGGCAAGAGGGGAAGCCTGGCAAGATGTGAAGTCTCCATCCGCAGcttctcccctccccagggatggatttatttttctttcctttttacagAGCACCCCCTGAAGTCACTATTGGGACTGGGAGGTTCTGCATTTTCAGGCTCATTCCATGCCAGGAGGCAGCGGGAAGGGCCAAAAGGAGCTTGGGTGGCTTTCCCACTGGAGTTTGTTGGGATGAGCTAGGCTGGTCCCAGCCACCCCTCAGCACCCAGGGCACCGGCACAAAAGCCAGTCCCAGTGCAGGTGGAGAGTCCAGAGGGTTCACAGAGGACATGGTCCATGCCAAATGACTCCATCAGGTGGAAAGAACCAATTGGTTACAGCTCTCAGCTCTTCTGCAGCGCCACGAAAACATTCCCaagccagccccaggcagggagggtGTCTCCTGCCCGAGCAGACTCCAGCCCTGCGGTAAATTACACGTTCAGAGGAGGAGGGATCAGAGGGAGTGGCGGCTCCTGGCGCTCCCCAGGCTGCGGAGCAGAGGGAATAACAGCCCGATGAGAAAGAGCgtgtgcaggcagcagggaccttctgctcaggggacatcagggacaaaGGCTCCCACACCTCTTCTGCCGCAGCCCCTGGACGGGTAATCCCTCTTCCTTGGGTGCCATcgctggggacagcgggacagagctggaggcacttggagagccccagggctgggacagcagggtTTTCCCTGGGTTCCCAGGATGTCCTGCCTCCAAAGGAATGTCTCTGCTCAGGGAGGGGAGCGGGAGCGTTTGGAGAGGGGTCGGGACCGTGCTGCTGGTGGAAGAGGTGTCACCCTGCTGCACTTCTCGGAGGTCTCCAGGGATTCTCCAGGTCTGCTGAGATGAGGGACATTTCACAAAGGGAATACTTTTCCAAGCTGACTGTTGAGAGGAAAGGGCCATCCCAGGCAAGGCTATTCCCTGGAATTTGCATGCCCTTCTCCTGACGCTACGCCACAAAAATGTGCTCAGTCTCTCCTCGTTTCTTCTAAAGGCTCGCCCTTAAAAGAACGAGTCCAGAGCCTCGTGGAGGCGAGCGACAGGCGACGCAACGAGGGCTCTTGTCCCCAGATCGCCCCCCAGGGTGATGCTGGGGAGCCCTTGGTGGGAGATGGGGTCCCCAAAACCCGGACAGGTGAGCGGGAGGGTGCCCGAGGGCCCCGGGGCGTGCCCGGCTGCAGCGGGGCAGGTGCGCTGATCCTCCTCTCTCATCCGCTCCGGGGACACCAGAGAGAGCAGGCGACTTTTCTCCACCGCTGCCAAACcacctcctgcagcactgggagcgGGTTCCTCCCGCagaagggaaaggggaggatGATGGGCAGCCGGGAAGCCACAGAAAGCTGCTCCCAGATCGCCTCTATTTCACCAGGGAAGCAATGGGGTGCGTGCAAGATACCTGGCACTGGCATTCAGTGGGAGTTTGGCAGGTCCCTGCTAAATTGCTCCACACAATAGAGGAGCTACTTAGCTCCTCTAAGTAGCTGAGGCAGTATTTCTGCTGCGAATTTGTTGCCTCCAACAAATTTACCCCTTCCTCTATGGCTGGGGTCTGCCCGTGGCAGaagggttggaatgagatgatctttaaggtcccttcccacccaaagcattctgtgattctgtttccGTGAAGTGAAATAGCAGTGAGATGTTTTGTGGTAGGAACAAGCTGCAGCAGACACCAAAATCCTTCCCAGTAAGAGCAGGGATGTCCTGAGATGGCATTTCACTCAGGTCTGCAAAAACAAGCCAGGAGTATCCCGACGTCTCTCAGCCGTAAGGagaacccaaacaaaccacactctttgatttcttctcaaGAACATGGCCCTGCAACTTAAAATTGGATGGTTTACTTCTCATTAGTTCAGCTATCAGTGGAACAAAACAACCTGTTCTTCCAACTATCCaagacattattttaaatgaatgatCTATAATCACCCCCTCGAAAACCAGGTTTCCCTGGGCAGGCACAGCTGTACCTGGACCTGTGAATGTTTCTGAATATGAGGGCCTGATGGAGAACGTGGGATTAAAATGTGATGGAATTTGGACTCTGGCTTTGTTGAAGATGAGCAAAATGAGCCATTTTAAGAACCAGTTAgagttttcagttttaaaattatttcatatatttcagtggttttttttaataatcataataaatctattatataaaaaatgtattttatttatgtattatatataaataaaaatagtaaataatagtattaaatatattaaatcaaattatttaatataattcCGTTTTCAAATTCTTTCACCTGCTGAGGGGTCAGGTGGATGGAAGTGGAGTGCACATCAAGATAACTGCCCCCAGCTTCCATGCCAGTGCCAGCAAAGTCTCTCACCCTCCTCACGACAATGTTTTGCAGAGCACCATGATGTGGCTGTTCCTCTTCATTTCTTGTTTAATGTTCATCGCTGCAAAGTCAGAAGAAAACCCCGAGGTGTCCATGGATGTTGTAAGTACCTCTTCTTCCTGCTTCGTTGTGCAAGTTACCTGTGCTGTCATGGTCTGTGCAAGACCCACAGGCTCTGTGTGTCTTCACCGAGGATTGATACCCAGATTTTATTGGATGTTTGTCTCCCTTTTCTTATGTATACAGAGATTTATGGCAGGCATTTATGGGGGGCTTCGTTCCAAGTCAGCAGGTTTGGTCAGGATTCAGGCTCAGAGTTTGGCTCTCTGCGCTGCCTTGCTCTTGATTGCAATACAAAAACTGACAGTTCTTCACTAGATCTGCTCAGAGCCCTACCAGAAATTCTGGCTGAAGTCATGACATCGCCACAGCATTGGTGGAAGGGACACTGGGAGGTCCCGAGTCCAACCTCCCCCTGGAGTCACCACCAGCACTGATGGCTTTGCCCAGCCAAGCCCTCCCACACCTCAGGACAGAgatcctccctgcctggggactGTCCCATGctgtccttcccttcccacagggCGAAATTGTCCGGTACCACGGGTACCCCTATGAGGAGCACGAGGTGGTGACAGACGATGGCTATTACCTCACCCTGCAGAGGATTCCCCATGGCAGAGACAACACGGAGAGCTTCAGCATCTCCCACGGGGCAGGGGCGCAGGCACCCAACATGTTCTGTCCCCGTAAGTGCCACAGGAAGCTCTGCCTGGTCCTGGCACCCTGAGAGTTCTGCTGGATTAGGCCACGCTCAAGGCTACCTCACCATGGGCTGGGTCCTCCAGAAGGCAGCTTTCCCTGTAGGAAAAATCAGGCAAATAGCCTTGGGAGCAGAAGAAATGCAGGTGCTTACCTTGTTCTGAGAGGATTTGCTCCgaagaggaaggagaatgaATGGGACAGAGAAATCTTTCCCCAGCTTTTACCTCAGCTCAAAACCAGACAGTAGAGCAGCAAAAAGCTATTAGTCAGGAAAGGAAACCAAACCAGGCAGCCAATCCAATAATCCAATGCCATCTCACTATTTTGCATCCTTTCTGTGTCCTGTTCGATGCCATCTCACCATTTTGCACTGAAACCCCTGTTTCAAAGTAATGGTAATTACTGGGGTAATGCCCAGTTCTTGGCAGTGTGTCCCTCCCCTGGACAAGCTTCCCCCGGGAAGCATGTACACATACAGCAAATAAGTGTCAAAAACACCACAGATTTCCAGCCTCTGCCCTGGCCCTCTTTGAAAACATCTCCCCAGAGAGACTGAGGACAGAGGTGACCATGTCCCTGCACTGGTGTCACTTCCCAGGGGGATGCTGCCAAAGCAATACTGGGATGTGAATGATCAATTTTGCCGTGGTCAGAAAAAAtgcttcctccttttcttcctccagctccaAAGGCTGTGGTCCTCCTGCAGCATGGCCTGGTGTTGGAGGGAAGCAACTGGGTCACCAACTTGCCCAACACCAGCCTGGGCTTTATCCTTGCCGACGCTGGCTACGACATCTGGATCGGGAACAGCCGGGGGAACAGCTGGTCACGGAAACACAGAGAGTTTGAATTCTACCAGCAGGAATACTCAGCTTACAGGTGTGTTTTCCATGAAACTGGAGGGTGGGCAGGTCCCTGGTACCCTCAGCAGTGTCTGCAGGCTAGAGGAGGGGTGGTCCTGACAGTCACACCCTCTGCCAGTGGGCAGAAACTGGGTTGCCCATTCCTGCCAAAGCTCTTGCCCGCATCCAAGTAGCCATGGCAAGGTCATCAAGGGTGATTTTCTCATGTGCCTGTCTCCCCTGCAGCTTCCATGAGATGGCCATGTATGACCTTCCAGCGACCATCAACTACATCCTGCAGAGAACGGGGCAGGAGCAGTTATACTACGTGGCTTATTCCCAAGGCACCACCATAGGTACTGAGGAGGAGAGCAGACCTGGTAGAGTCACATCAGCTGTGCACCCCCAGTCTGGGGGTGTTCCTAAAATCTTGGTCAGAGAGGGTAATGTCCAGGCATTTCCAAAcaacaaaagggaaaagagcAGGTAATTAACAGAAGAGCTGTGAGCACTGGCAGCCCCAAACTGGGTGCATCTCATGGCTGCCAGAGCCTGACCTGCTAGAGCCACCTCTGAGGGGCCTTCTGATGGGCACACACACCTGGAAGTCAACAGCTCCCTCAGAAACAACAGGGCAGGGTCTGATTCCTTCTCCCTCATGCAGGTTTCATTGCCTTCTCATCCATTCCCGAGCTGGATCGCAAAATCAAGATGTTTTTCGCCTTGGCTCCCATCACTGTGAACTCAAACATGAAGTCACCCTTGGTGAGGGTGTTTGACCTTCCTGAGGTGCTGGTTAAGGTATGTCCTCACCACACATGAGGTGTGAGGGGGAGGAGGGACTGGCAAGGTCACCTGGGACACGCAGTGCTTGTACATCACCTCcatctccctgctctgtgtgtttgtgcgTGTGCTGTGAGCCTGGAGGGTGGGTAAATCATCCTCCTGTCCTGCCTTGATCAGAGAACTATTAATAGGAATTGGTTTGGGGTCCCTTCTCCCAGGAGAAACCTCTCCTTTAAGGTCAGGGCTCTTCCAGGGCCGTGGCCATTTCTGAAAAGCCAAAACGACAAAGCACAGCAAAGTTGTCAGCAGCTTTCAGGAGTGAGCAAAGAGATGGGGAGCACCTGGAGGCAAAAAAGAAGATGAGCCCCACTGATACACCCCTCTGATTTCCACAGCTCATTTTAGGACACACAGTGGTCTTTGATAAGGATGAGGTCTTGAAGCAAGTGATTTCCAAAATGTGCATCTACCCCATGCTGAAAACTTTGTGCTCTTTGGTCTTTTACCTGCCTGGTGGGTTTACCAACAGCTTGAACGTGGTACGTACAGTCCAGCTTCCCTCTCAAGAGATCCACATTCTCACTGTGTGAGCCCAAGCTGTCAGCCTGCTGCCTCCACATGGCCTTTCACATCTTCGAGTGGTAGAAAAATTCAGGCTGGAGGCACCAGGGTGGGGGGTTCTCAAGTAAAGCGTTGGCGTAATTCCTTAATATTCCAAGAAGGAAACATATTTGGAACGAAACATATAGCCACTGCCATGAGTTGAGCTCTGTCTTTGCAAAAGGATGCCGAGCACGAGCTATGGAGCCTTACTTTGCCTTGGAAACCAGGCAGACTCCTAACATGGCCCAGCCCTCCATGGGAATTGCTCAGCTTGCTGCAGGGAGCTCTACAGCTCTGTGTGAGCATGTGAGTGAAGCTCATGTGGCTACTGAACATgtgcagttttatttctgacgtggattttttggggggggcagAGAATAAACTTCTCCAATGGTTTCTTGCAGAGCCGCATGGATGTCTACCTGGCCCACTACCCTGATTCCACATCCCTAAAAAACATGTTGCACTGGCGCCAGGTAACACTTGGTCTTCGCCTCTCTCTGTTCAGGGGCTGGGAAAAATCCCCCACTGCTCCCCCTGCAGAGTTGTGtaagggagagagaggaaagcTGCCCTGAAACACTGGTGCAGATGAAGTTATTTATTCCAACAAAAGAGAGAGGTCCGAGAGTCCTTGGAGCTTGTAGAAGGTGGAGGTGGAACAAAGGCTGGAGATAAACCAGGACAGGAGACGCCAGAGTAAAGGCTGAGGGTCAGTAAGACCACTAGTGATACAACTGATTATTAAAAGCATTCTACTCACATCCTTCTGCTGATGGCATTGAccacaacacacaaaaaacttGCCCAAAGGTCTGATTCATGTCTCCTTCGAGGCTCTTGGTTGTACACCAAGTTCTTCCCTGTGGGTTTCCATGCCAAGGTCTTCCTGGGGCTGAGCTCTTCTCCCTGCATCCAGTTCCAGATGTAAAAATCACTTCCCTAAGCCTTGGCGGCAGGAGAGAGCAGTGCAGTCCCTTGTCACCTCTTTTATCTTTCTTAGAGACCCCTCC
Proteins encoded in this region:
- the LOC134045967 gene encoding putative lysosomal acid lipase/cholesteryl ester hydrolase — encoded protein: MMWLFLFISCLMFIAAKSEENPEVSMDVGEIVRYHGYPYEEHEVVTDDGYYLTLQRIPHGRDNTESFSISHGAGAQAPNMFCPPPKAVVLLQHGLVLEGSNWVTNLPNTSLGFILADAGYDIWIGNSRGNSWSRKHREFEFYQQEYSAYSFHEMAMYDLPATINYILQRTGQEQLYYVAYSQGTTIGFIAFSSIPELDRKIKMFFALAPITVNSNMKSPLVRVFDLPEVLVKLILGHTVVFDKDEVLKQVISKMCIYPMLKTLCSLVFYLPGGFTNSLNVSRMDVYLAHYPDSTSLKNMLHWRQLYQTGEFKYYDYGSDNMLHYNQTTPPFYELENMKTPLAAWYGGQDWISAPEDVNITLPRISNVAYKKYIPQFVHFDFLWGEQVYEQVYKEMLDLMEKGT